In the genome of Anabaena cylindrica PCC 7122, the window AGAATCGTCAAAATTGACACAGAGAAGTATAAAGAGTTAGCCAGCCAATACCAAATTGCTGCCTTACCAACTCTAGTATTATTTAAGCAAGGTCAACCTGTGGATAGAATTGAGGGTGTAGTGCAAGCACCACAGTTAGTCCAACATCTCAAAACTCTCATTTAATTTGGGGGAAGGTGACAGGTGACAGGTGACAGAAATTTTTGATATTTGATTTTCTTTCTCCGCTCAAAACCATTATCTCCTTCATCTTCCTCATCTCCCCACATCATGAACGACGGGCATTTAAGCAACACCATTCTTTTCTTTTCCAGAGAGTAGCCACAACCCAGCCATTTTGTTCTAAGACATCAGCAACGGCTTTGGATTGTTCTAGTAAAATACCGCTAAAGATACCCCAGGTAGTGGGTTTAACAATAGCTCCCATTTCTGGAATTAACTCAATAATTACATCAGCTAAAATATTGCAGACAATACCATCTACTGGTTGAGTAATTATTTTAGTGAGAATTTCTACACTGCCCTCAGTTGGGATTAAGCGTTCTGAATTCATATCATTCAGGGCGCGATTGCTGAAAGTTGATTGTACTGCCAAAGGATCAGTATCTACTGCATAAACTTTTTCTGCTCCCAGCAGTACCGCACCAATGGAAAGAATGCCAGAACCGCAGCCAATGTCCGCAATTATTAGAGATTGTTTTTTATCATTTTTACTAACAAAAGCTTCAGGAACTTGACTGAGGCGCATTTCTAGAGATTCTAAACACAACTGGGTTGTAGCATGATTACCCGTACCAAATGCAACACCTGGATCAAGACGAATAACCAA includes:
- the trxA gene encoding thioredoxin, whose translation is MTTKKQFNSFEEMLSGSDVPVLVDFYADWCGPCQMMVPILEQVNAQLNNRLRIVKIDTEKYKELASQYQIAALPTLVLFKQGQPVDRIEGVVQAPQLVQHLKTLI
- the prmA gene encoding 50S ribosomal protein L11 methyltransferase, with translation MANTWWELKILCEPDLEDSIFWRLEGFGCRGTASESKGNSSLLKAYLPSFQAQLLDLSALSLWLRQDAMCIGLPSPILHWQLIDEEDWASSWKQYWQPQEIGDRFLINPAWLPLPDSLERLVIRLDPGVAFGTGNHATTQLCLESLEMRLSQVPEAFVSKNDKKQSLIIADIGCGSGILSIGAVLLGAEKVYAVDTDPLAVQSTFSNRALNDMNSERLIPTEGSVEILTKIITQPVDGIVCNILADVIIELIPEMGAIVKPTTWGIFSGILLEQSKAVADVLEQNGWVVATLWKRKEWCCLNARRS